The DNA window CATTTCCTTAAGAATTTCGAGCTGGCGCTCTATGCCACGTGTATTGACTGCCGCTCCGAGCGCCCCGAGATCGTGGTGCATACAGACCCCGTTGATTTTCATCGGTTTTCCGTTGAGCGCAAAACCTGTCTTCGGATCGAAACTGAAATATCTTAGTCCTGTAGTGGTCTGATAGGTGTCAAGAAGCTGACCGGTTTTGACATCGCTGACAAATGTCATCAGAGTATAGAGATAAGGGTCTTCTGTGCTCCATAGATGAGGCGATTTGATGTTGATGACAGATTTGATTTCGGCATCGCGATGCTTCTTGTCAAGTCTGACGGTCTGAGTCGGACTTTTGCCGATCATTTTGCCAGTCTCGTCAATCAGCGAGGTATAGACGCTGACAGTCGCTGAGTTTTTTGACTTGCTTACAATTTCAGTGGAGATGTCGATTTGTGCATCATTGTCGGTTACTGTCGGGGTTGTGACATGCTGTCCCCAGAGCGGAATATGGATATCGCTCAATGTGCGCAGCCATACGTTGCGATAGATGCCGCATCCGCTATACCAACGTGAATTGGGCTGCTCGGCATTGTCGACACGCACGGCAATCACATTTTCGCCGTCCTGATTAAGCCACGGTGTGATGTCGTAGCTGAACGAGGCATAGCCGTATGGCCTTGTGCCGAGTTCATGTCCATTGATGAAAACGGTCGAGTTCATGTATGCGCCGTCAAAATCGATAAAGATGTTTTTGCCGCGTTGTTCAGGCGTGAGTGTGAATGTCTTGCGATACCATCCGATTCCGCCGGGTAGAGCGCCACCGCCTGTGCCTGACGGGTTATCTTTGCTGAAGTCGCCCTCGATAGCCCAGTCATGGGGGAGTGAAAGGCTGCGCCATGATGAATCGTCAAATTCCGGTTTTGCCATTTCAGGAGAGTCGGCGAGTGTGAAGCGCCATCCGTCATTAAAGCTGAGCGAGCGAGAATCGGCTGCGGCAGCTGAAAAAATGGCCGCCCCGCCAATCCAGACGAGGCAGGCCATTAAAATCAAATTTACCTTAGATAACATGACCTATTGTGAGTCAGTGACTAAAAAATGGTATGAGGTTAGATATTGGTTTGAAAAAAGTGCGATTAGAGTTTAACAGTTTTCGCAGTTCCGTTATAGGCCACTTCCACACCTTTGTTTTCACGTCCATAACCGACCGGATGGTCTTTTGAAACCTTGATAATGTTGAATCGACGGTTACGGAGCATACCGGGATACTGACCTGCGCGTTCCCCGATTGTCAGAGTCTGCTTTTCGTCATTCCACTTGAACGGTATGACTGCGTAATTGCCTTTTTCATAGTTGTAGTTGACGTTTTCATCTTCATAGAGGACGAATTCACCGTTTTCTCCGGCATAGACATACAGATTGATTATGTCGGCCGGTTTTTCATCGCTCCACTGCATAGCCGGGCCGAAAGGAATGATCGAGCCGGAGCGCACGTAGAGAGGGATGCGTTCGTAGGGTGCTGCTACGCTAAGGCGCTGGCCTCCGTTGATTTCCTTGCCGGTATAGAAGTCATACCAGTCAGAACCTGCCGGGAAATATACTTCGCGCGAAGTAGCACCATAGTTGTAGACCGGGGCTACGAGGAAGGCCGGACCAAACATGTATTGGTCTCCGATGGAGCGCGTAGCCTTGTCGGCTGTGAAATCCATGACCATCGGGCGCATGATAGTGTAGTCATTAAAGTGGGTCATTCCTGCGAGTGAATATAGATAGGGCATCATGTCATAACGCAGGTTGATGTAGTAGACCACAGACTTATAGGCCGGATGATTCTCAGGGGCGATGTTGAAGATCTCGCGGTAAGGCCATTGTCCGTGTGCGCGGAACATCGGTGCGAACGCTCCGAACTGATACCAGCGTGTGTTGAGTTCGCGCCATTCCTTCATGTCAGGAGTTTCTTTTCCTGTCTTGAGATATTCTTTTGCGGCTGCTACGTAACGGTCCTCGACACAGAATCCGCCGATGTCCATACTCCACCAAGGAATTCCGGATGCCGCGAAATTAAGACCGGCTGAAATCTGGGCTTTCATGTCTTCCCAGCGGGTAGCTATGTCGCCGCTCCATGTCGCTGTCGAGTAGCGCTGCTGTCCTGCAAAACCAGAGCGGGTAAGGAGGAAAACACGGTCGTCGTTAGTTTCGCGCTGTCCGTCGTAGATGGCTTCGGCGTTCATGAGACCGTAAGCGTTGAAATATTTTGTTGACGGCCCAAGTGCGGTCGGGGTTATGAGGTCTTTGCGATACTGAAGGTCGGTGCAGTCACGGATGTTTGGCTCTGAAGCGTCCATCCACCATGCGTCGATTCCTAAGGGAACATAATGGTCTTTCATCTGATTCCAGAACAGTTTGCGTGCGTCGGGGTCGTAGGCATCATAAAATGAGCTGAGATAGCCCGGGCCAACCCAGTCCTTGATGCTGTCCTGAACAGGGAGTTTATACATCCACCCGTTCTTGTCGAATTCCTTGTAGTGTTCGGTTGTCACGTAGAATTTCGGCCATACGGAAATCATCACGTGTCCGTGCATGTCGTGAATAGAATCTACCATACCTTTCGGATCTGGGAAACGGTCACGGTCAAACTCGTGGCTTCCCCATGAATCCTGCTTCCAGTGTAGCCAGTCGATGACAATATTATCAATCGGGATGTTGCGTTTGCGGAATTCAGCGAGAGTGGAGAGCACCTCTTCCTGCGTGTTGTATTTTTCACGGCTTTGCCAGTAGCCCATCACCCATTTGGCCATGATGGGAGCTTTGCCGGTGAGGGTACGGTAGCCGCTTATAACGTCGTCCATGTCCTCTCCATATATAAAGTAGTAGTCAATCTGGTCTTGCATTTCACCCCACCAGCTCATGTCGAGCTGTTTTTTGTCGTCGACAGGAGAATAGACACGCAGACCGCAATAGGCAACAGCGCCATTTGGTTTCCATTCGATTTTCAGAGGCACGCGTTTGTCTTTTTCAAGATTGACGGAAAATTTATAGGAATTGGGATTCCATGCCGTGCGCCAGCGTTCAGGCACGACTTCTTTGCCGTCGACAAAGACAGATATGTAGCCTGAATAATAGAGTATGAATTTGAATTCACCGCTTTCCGACGGCTCGATTTCACCTTCATAGGTCACGTGTGATCCATAGTAGTTGAAATCCTGAGGTAGATTTACCACATGTTTCAGTTCCTTTCGGATGAGGTGTTCGAAATAGATGGAGTCTTCACGCTGCACAATGGTCTGCTCTTCCACTTTAGCAGGCACATAAGTGCCTGTAAGCGCACCTCCCTTACCGTCTTTGTCATAGAGCTTGAACACCTGTCCGAGCTGTTTATAGGGGGCAGGATTGCCAAAACGGCAGAGCGAATAGCTGTCCCAAAGGATGCCATAGTTGTCGGTGGAGACGACAAACGGAACAGAAACTTTCGTATTGTACTGGAAAAGTTCTTCGTTCAATCCTTTATAGTTGAACTCGTCGCTCTGATGCTGTCCGAGGCCATAGATGCCTTCTTCGTCGTTGAGCGATTCAAAAACCTGACGGACGGTGTAGCCTTTTGTCCCTTCGACCTCGATTGGAGAGAATGAGCGGCCGCCTTCGGCTTCCGAAACGATCAGCTTGCCGTTTCTGTCATAAAATTTAACATCGCCGGTTGAAAGTGACACTGTGGCTGTAACCGCAGAAGTGATGACAGAGAGGGTCGAGTCAGTTTCCGAGACAGTATATTCTGTGTTCTCTTTTTGCGGTACGGTTACAAGGCTGTTGTCGGGTGCGAATTTTTTATCAGGGGTTGCCGAGACACGGATAATCTTGTCATCCATGACCTGCAGACGAACTTTTCTGACTGAATTTTCACCTGTCGGTGTGACGTTGACGGTTATTCCATGCTCCGATTTCTCATATTTTCCCGGATTACAGGCCATAGACATGACTCCGGCGAGAATCGAGGCTGATAAAACTTTTAGTTTCATAGGCTGGGAGTAGGTAGATGTTTTAAGGTGATGAGGGTGTTTTCGAATGATGCAAAGATATGAATAACTCGTCTTTAAAAGCTGAAATTATGTTGACACCGCAGGCTGTAAATGATTTGCGGATGGTCGTAATGTTAATTTATACGGAATAATTTGTTGCTTTGCTTTCCTGATTTTGGTAAACAGATGGCAAAACGCCAAATTCTTCCTTGAAATATTTGCTGAAATATTTCGGGTTGTTATATCCTAACTGGAACGCGATTTCCGATACGTTCAGCTGGCTTTCACGCAACATCTGTGCACCTCGTTTGAGTCGTATAAGCCTGATGAATTCTATCGGAGTCTTTCCGGTTGTCGCTTTTAGCTTTTTGTAGAGGTGTACGCGGCTCATTCCAAGATGGGCGCTGAGTTCTTCGACGGAAAGGTCAGTGCGTTTGATGTTAGTAACGACATATTTGACAGCTTTCTCTACCATTTTTTCATCAAGAGGTGTTATCTTGATTGTATCAGGCTCAGGATTGATGAGTGACTGCCCGTTTTTGCGTGTGAGATTGACCAGCTTTTTCATTTTAATGAGCAGCAGGTCAGTGTTGAATGGTTTTGTGATATAGTCGTCAGCTCCGATTGTCAGACCTTCGAATTTGGAATCCATGTCATGTTTGGCCGTAAGGATGATTACAGGTATGGAGTTTAAGGAACTGTCGGCTTTGATACGTCGGCAAAGTTCCATCCCATCAACTCCCGGCATCATCAGATCAGTGAGGATGATAGCCGGACGTATGGACGAAAGAAGTTTCAAGGCTGATTCACCGTCGTTTGATGTAATGACATGGAATTCGGAACTAAGGCCGTCGCGCAGAAATTCAATCATGTCGTGGCTGTCGTCGACAATCAGGGCTGTCGGCTTCTCGGTAGAGTCAATGAATGTGGTTGGAGATTCTACAGGCGTTTCTTCGATATTTGAATCAGTGTCGGTGATTTCTTCGGGTGAACTTACGGTCTCTGCTATTGCCGGAACCACATTTGATGCTGTCTGGGGTTTGATTATCGGTAGTTCGATGGTGAATATACTGCCTCCTCCGGGATTGTCGCAGACAGAGATTGAGCCTTCATGGAGTTTGACATATTCGCTTACCATGCTCAGCCCTATGCCGTTGCCGGTCATTGAACTGTCGGCCGGAGTGATGTTTGTCTGGAAGAAGCGTTCGAATATATGCTCCTTGTCGTCATCGCTGATGCCTGTTCCGGTGTCTGACACGCGTATGGCGATTGCCGACGAGTGTGTTGTCAGGCTCACTGTCACAGTCCCTCCTTCGGGAGTGAATTTGAATGCGTTTGACAGCAGGTTCATGATGGCTTTATTGAGCTTGTCTTCATCAAACATCATGTTGAGTTCCTGGCGGTCGGAATTGAATTTGAGGCTTATGTTCTTTCGTTCGGACATCCCGGCAAACGCATGGCAGACGTTTCGGACAAAACCGACAATTTCCCCTTCCGACAGGTGAAGCGTCAGACCTGCCACCTCATTTTTCCTGAAATCAAGCAGCTGGTTGACGAGATTAAGCAGTCTCATGGCGTTGTTGCGCATGAGATTGAGTCTGCGGCGCTGCACTTCGTCGGTGGTTTCCTTTATCATGTTTTCAAGAGGGGAGACAATCAGAGTCAGCGGTGTACGTAGCTCATGGCTTACGTTTGTGTAGAATTTAAATTTCAACTGGTTGATTTCCTCCTGTTTCTGCATGGCATCCTGTTTGCGTTTCTCGTTGAAACGACGGCGCTCGCGCTGACGGATGACTCGATATGTAAGGTAGATGCACAGGATACCCAATGCTATGTAGATTGCTTTTGCCCAGCCCGTAAGCCAGAACGGCGGATGGACCACTATGGCCATCTCGGCAGTCTTGGCGCTTTCGTAACCATCGCTGTTGACAGCTTTGACCAGAAGGCGGTAGTTGCCCGGCGCAAGGTTTGTAAAACCTGCATGGTTAGAGCCCGGAGGGGTTGCAAGCCACTCTTTGTCGAGACCTTCAAGCATATAATAGAAGGTTGTCTTTTCCGGATGCACATAGCTGTCGGTTGCAAAATAGACTGTAAACGATGAGTGCTCAGGCCATAAATCAAGCTGACCTTCGTGATTTGGAGAAGACTCCAGCAGGACGTGTCCTTTGATTTTCTCACCGATACGAACATCTTTAGCTCCGGCATATATGTCGGAAAACATTACATTCGGGAGATTGCGGTTATGTGGAATCTTGTCAGGGTAGTAGCCGT is part of the Duncaniella dubosii genome and encodes:
- a CDS encoding hybrid sensor histidine kinase/response regulator transcription factor — its product is MMVIISLVMSAEGLYLNHLNTINHLSNNKINSIFRDSDGFLWIGTSSGLYRYDGYTFKNYEPESAENKDTFDNSIEGIQEDSEGRLWIFSGSKYSVYDPSTDIMTTEISGILRTSGITGTPALLYIDSTKSIWLHIQGQGLYRVSPDFRNAEMVKDDSLKTVQLTDIESTPDGIVTLDNNGVLKIIDPVDLKVVRSDSFIADELGKGNTYVFTFVYDRDRLGWIFSNERLWLYDMTDGKWLNDMLPPMDHRRFVKILEQDRSGNLWIGRDHQGLEQIVKSNDGISFKKITSEPSQEDINTVTSIYEDNSGIVWIGTYKKGLYYHHQSTRKFNLYPFNDVNCILPSSDGQNVWVGTDAAGLIRWNPATGQRNTIKVGNGQLQEAVTSLLEFPDGTLYIGSFNRSLKRYRNGKIETIVTNSALDNSYCWALAKGDGDKIIVGTLGAGIFVFDPSTLKVNGYNSKNSGLCSDYVVSIEKDNKDTYYIGTSLGVTLFKASSGEFSSIKPLDGVNISDMSIDSRGLVWIATSRGLKVYDPQRDRLVTVKLDRRNSNSTLILGIQEDKNGNVWVAEGGNLISFSVKFDDKNGDFSYTFHRYDASDGLPECDFNQRSFAMLPSGEMLVGGLYGINGYYPDKIPHNRNLPNVMFSDIYAGAKDVRIGEKIKGHVLLESSPNHEGQLDLWPEHSSFTVYFATDSYVHPEKTTFYYMLEGLDKEWLATPPGSNHAGFTNLAPGNYRLLVKAVNSDGYESAKTAEMAIVVHPPFWLTGWAKAIYIALGILCIYLTYRVIRQRERRRFNEKRKQDAMQKQEEINQLKFKFYTNVSHELRTPLTLIVSPLENMIKETTDEVQRRRLNLMRNNAMRLLNLVNQLLDFRKNEVAGLTLHLSEGEIVGFVRNVCHAFAGMSERKNISLKFNSDRQELNMMFDEDKLNKAIMNLLSNAFKFTPEGGTVTVSLTTHSSAIAIRVSDTGTGISDDDKEHIFERFFQTNITPADSSMTGNGIGLSMVSEYVKLHEGSISVCDNPGGGSIFTIELPIIKPQTASNVVPAIAETVSSPEEITDTDSNIEETPVESPTTFIDSTEKPTALIVDDSHDMIEFLRDGLSSEFHVITSNDGESALKLLSSIRPAIILTDLMMPGVDGMELCRRIKADSSLNSIPVIILTAKHDMDSKFEGLTIGADDYITKPFNTDLLLIKMKKLVNLTRKNGQSLINPEPDTIKITPLDEKMVEKAVKYVVTNIKRTDLSVEELSAHLGMSRVHLYKKLKATTGKTPIEFIRLIRLKRGAQMLRESQLNVSEIAFQLGYNNPKYFSKYFKEEFGVLPSVYQNQESKATNYSV
- a CDS encoding TIM-barrel domain-containing protein: MKLKVLSASILAGVMSMACNPGKYEKSEHGITVNVTPTGENSVRKVRLQVMDDKIIRVSATPDKKFAPDNSLVTVPQKENTEYTVSETDSTLSVITSAVTATVSLSTGDVKFYDRNGKLIVSEAEGGRSFSPIEVEGTKGYTVRQVFESLNDEEGIYGLGQHQSDEFNYKGLNEELFQYNTKVSVPFVVSTDNYGILWDSYSLCRFGNPAPYKQLGQVFKLYDKDGKGGALTGTYVPAKVEEQTIVQREDSIYFEHLIRKELKHVVNLPQDFNYYGSHVTYEGEIEPSESGEFKFILYYSGYISVFVDGKEVVPERWRTAWNPNSYKFSVNLEKDKRVPLKIEWKPNGAVAYCGLRVYSPVDDKKQLDMSWWGEMQDQIDYYFIYGEDMDDVISGYRTLTGKAPIMAKWVMGYWQSREKYNTQEEVLSTLAEFRKRNIPIDNIVIDWLHWKQDSWGSHEFDRDRFPDPKGMVDSIHDMHGHVMISVWPKFYVTTEHYKEFDKNGWMYKLPVQDSIKDWVGPGYLSSFYDAYDPDARKLFWNQMKDHYVPLGIDAWWMDASEPNIRDCTDLQYRKDLITPTALGPSTKYFNAYGLMNAEAIYDGQRETNDDRVFLLTRSGFAGQQRYSTATWSGDIATRWEDMKAQISAGLNFAASGIPWWSMDIGGFCVEDRYVAAAKEYLKTGKETPDMKEWRELNTRWYQFGAFAPMFRAHGQWPYREIFNIAPENHPAYKSVVYYINLRYDMMPYLYSLAGMTHFNDYTIMRPMVMDFTADKATRSIGDQYMFGPAFLVAPVYNYGATSREVYFPAGSDWYDFYTGKEINGGQRLSVAAPYERIPLYVRSGSIIPFGPAMQWSDEKPADIINLYVYAGENGEFVLYEDENVNYNYEKGNYAVIPFKWNDEKQTLTIGERAGQYPGMLRNRRFNIIKVSKDHPVGYGRENKGVEVAYNGTAKTVKL